Genomic window (Nitrospira sp.):
CTCTTTTTGCAGTGGTCACGTTTGCCTCATCCGCACTTGCCGGAGAAACCTCCGCCACGATGGAAAAGATGAAGGGCGAAGCCAAGGCCGCGACCGAAGAGGTCAAGGGACAGGCCAAAGGGGCCGTCGAAGACGCCAAAGGCAACAAGATGAGCGCGGAGGCGGAGCGGGCCAAGGGAAATGCGAAAGGCAGCATGGAACGAGCCAAGGGTGAAGCCAACGCCGCAAAGGAAAAGATGAAATAGACGACGAGGTCACGATGGCGGAGCCGCCTGGAACGCATCGCTGACGCCTCCCGGCGGCCCTCCTCGTCGAGGTATGGATGGATCGTTCGCTTGTTCAGACACTGAGGAACGTAGCAGACCCATCGAGGGTCCGCTTCGGGCGATCGTTGGTCAAGACGAGGTTCCTGTTCACGTTCCTGCTGTTGGGCGGATGGACAGTTTTGTCTCCCCTCCCCGCTCTCCCCGTTCCGATGGTGAACGACCCGAAAGGCTTCGAAGGGATTCCCTGGGGAGCGGCCTTTTCCGAGACGCAGGAGTTTCTGCTCGTCGAAAACGGCGCGCGCATCAAAGGCTATGAACTCAAGCAGGGACCGCCGGGTCTCGGATCCGCGAAGGTCGACTCAATGCGCTTTGTGACCTTCGACGGACAGTTCGCGCGGGTCGTCGTCCGCTATCACGGGCATCAGACGCATGAGCAGATCGTGTCGTACCTTCAATCCCGCTATGGACCGCTGGATCGGACGCCAGGCCAGATTTCGAAAGGCGCAGTCCAGCAATTCAACTGGCAGGGAGACGACAGCGAGATCGTTCTCACGTATGAAAGCATGAAAGACCGCGGCATCATCTTCTTCGAGCACCGCCCGTCCGCCTTGAAATTTTCCGAAGGGCAGATGGCTCCTGACCCGGACCTCGGCGGCGCGACCTACTGACGACGCAGCCGTCGCCAGGTCCTCATGACTGTACGGCCCTCATCCGAATCCGATCCTCCGTCTCTTGATGCACGCATCACCGTCCTGTATCACGTCGCCGGCTCAGAGACCGAGGCTCGGGCAAAGGCCGAACTAATCTGCCTGGACCAGACCGTCGAAGCCGGCGACGAGATCCTGACGCCCCCACTTCGACATCGCATCGTGGGGCGGCTTGAAGAATTCCGACCTCGATCGCCCGGCAGCTACGAAGCCCGGATCAGCTATGCCGTTGATCTGATCGGCCTCCATCTCGCCGATCTCTTAAACCTCTTGTTCGGCACCAGTAGCCTGCGCCCCGGCGTCCGGCTTGTCTCGTGGGAGCTTCCGGACTCGGTCCTGTCACAATGGCGTGGTCCCAGATTCGGTCTGGAAGGTCTCAGGAACCTGACTGGGATTCGAGACCGTCCGCTGGTCTGCGCCGTGCTGAAGCCGCTCGGTCGCTCACCGCAGGAGTTGGCGGACCTGGCCACGGCATTCGTGCTGGGCGGCGTGGACTTGATCAAAGACGACCAGGGCCTCGTCGATCAGTCGTTCTGTCCGTTCAACGAACGCATCGCACGATGCGCCGACGCCGCGCTCACCGCTGCGGCGCAACGTGGCAGACCCTGTCCCTATCTGGGCCATATCAGCGGCCCCCTCGACGTCATGAAGGAGCGCGCCTCGCTCGTCAAGAAATGCGGAGCGGGCGGCCTGCTCGTTGCGCCGGGGCTCACCGGATTCGATGCGCTCCGTTCCTTGGCAGAGGATGAGTCGCTGGCACTGCCGATCGCAAGCCATCCCGCGCTGCTGGGCGGCTACACCGTAGATCCGGATCACGGAATCGCTCCTGCAGCTCTGTACGGCCAACTCCCCCGCCTCGCCGGCGCCGATCTGTCCATCTACCCCGGCTATCGCGCCGGCTATGCGATGATGAAAGACGACTGTGCGTTGCTGAAGCAGGCGTGCCGGGCCGCCTGGGGGCACATTCGTCCCATGGCTCCGACGGCAGCGGGACGTATCACTGCCTCGGATATCCCGGAGTTCGGATCCTTCTACGGCCGAGACGTCGTCTTCATCCTCGGCAGCCGCATTCAAACGGACCCTCTCGGCCTCGTAACCGCAACACAGCACTTCGTTCGAGTGCTCCATCGGTACGCCGACGCTTGACCGGATCGACTCCGGTCGGCCCCGCCGCGTACATAACTGGCTCACCGCTCGGCTCTGGTACCGGTTACACTGGTTGTCTTCTATTTTCGATCCGGAAGCGGTCCGGTGACGGGCTTGTCTTTCGGGCCCGGTTTCGCCGCCTGTTCCAGCCTGCACTCGCCCTCTTCGCAGGACTTCGACTTGGCGTCATGTTTCTCGTGGCACGAGGCCTTGTCCTCCGCACTGATGGCGGCTTCCATGCACTGCTTGAATTCATGCTTGGCGGCCTCGTGGCATTGCGAGCACAGACTGTCTGCATAGGCGGCGGAGCCGCTCATCATCAGAAACGAC
Coding sequences:
- a CDS encoding RuBisCO large subunit C-terminal-like domain-containing protein, which produces MTVRPSSESDPPSLDARITVLYHVAGSETEARAKAELICLDQTVEAGDEILTPPLRHRIVGRLEEFRPRSPGSYEARISYAVDLIGLHLADLLNLLFGTSSLRPGVRLVSWELPDSVLSQWRGPRFGLEGLRNLTGIRDRPLVCAVLKPLGRSPQELADLATAFVLGGVDLIKDDQGLVDQSFCPFNERIARCADAALTAAAQRGRPCPYLGHISGPLDVMKERASLVKKCGAGGLLVAPGLTGFDALRSLAEDESLALPIASHPALLGGYTVDPDHGIAPAALYGQLPRLAGADLSIYPGYRAGYAMMKDDCALLKQACRAAWGHIRPMAPTAAGRITASDIPEFGSFYGRDVVFILGSRIQTDPLGLVTATQHFVRVLHRYADA